A segment of the Anaerolineae bacterium genome:
CGTAGCGGGGCCCGGCGCCCACCATCTTGTCTATGTGCAGCCGGCGGTACATCTCCTCCAGCTCACAGCCCAGGTACGCCAGCAGGGAGTGGGTGAACTCGGAGGTGGCGCGGTAATCCAGCGGGATGCGGTCTGGCTTCTGGCGGGTGAGTACAGCCAGCCAGCGTTCCCGCGGAGTCATCGAGTCGCGAGGCATCGCACCTCCTGCCGGCGATCGGGTAGTGACACATGCGTGGCTAGCACCATTATAGCCGGTTGAGCTGGCCATGGGGGGCGGACTGGAGTGCCTTGTGAGTGACTCGGGGGTGACATATCATACCTTCGCGGGAACCCGGAGCGACGGAGGGAGGGGCCAGCCATGGCGCAAGGGCCGGTCATAGGGCGGGAGGAAGTCCGAGAGGCGCTGGACCTCCTCTACGACAACCCCAGGCTGGCGAAATGCGCTCTGGTGGAGCTCTTTCCCGACATCGCCGAACTGGAGAACCTCAACGACCGGGCCCTGCGCTTGCGGGCGGTGCTGCTGGAGGCGGTGGAGACATTGCGCCCCGTGCGGGCCGCTCCCTTCGGCTCGCGCGAGGGGCGAGCGTGCGACGTTCTGACCCTGCGCTACGTGGAGCGCATGAGCATCGCGGACATGATGCAGGAGCTCTCGGTGGGACGGCGGCAGGTGTTCCGAGACCTGAGCCAGGCGGAGGAGAGGCTGGCGGAGGTGTTGACCACCTGGGCCGCGGCGGGGGAGCCCCTGGATGAACCGGCGCCTGAAGCGGACACCCTCTCGGGAGAGCTCGCCACTCTGGCGGCCCAACCCATGGAGGTGGGCCTGGGAGACGTGCTTCAGGAGGCGGTGGAGATGGTGGACGCCCTGGCCCGGCGGCGGGGAACGGGGCTCAGGTACACCGGCGCCGCGGGGGAAGTGGTGGTGGCGGACCGGGCTCTGCTCAAGCAGTTGCTGGTCCAGCTTCTCAGCCTGGCGGTGCAGTCCTCCAGCGCGGTAGACGTGGGGCTGGCTACGGGCGACGTGGGCTCGGCCGCCGTGGTCAAGATCCGCTTCTCGCCCGGGGGCGAGGAGCAGGCGGCCGGGATCGCCGAAGCGCAGCGGATCGCCGCCCACCAGGGCATCGCAGTGCAGTTCAGCCCTCGGGTGCAGGCGGATGGAGGCACCGCGGCGGGAGAGATCGCGGTGCGGCTACGCCGGCGGGAGCCACTGACCCTGCTGGTGATCGAGGACAACCCGGGCGCAGTGGAGCTGTACCGCCGCTACTTGAGTGGTAGCTCGTGGCAGGTGCGGCATCTGGCTGACCCTCGGCTGGCCTTTGAGGTAGTGCGGCGGGACCGCCCCCACGTGGTGGTGCTGGACATAATGATGCCACGGGCGGACGGATGGTCGGTGCTCCAGGCCCTGCGCCAGAGGCCGGAGACGCGGGAGGTACCGGTGCTGCTGTGCTCGGTGGTGGAGGACCGCGAGCTGAGCGCGGTCCTTGGCGCCACCGTGTGTCTCAAGAAGCCGGTATCTCAGGGAGACTTCGTTGCAGCACTGCATCGGTGTCTGACGGGAGCTCGCCGCGGGCATTCTCCAGCACCCCGGCGATGAGTTGCAGCACTAGGCGTTGGCCGTTGGGCCGGCGGGTGCGCAGGGAGAATGTGGTCCCCCGAGCGGCCAGGTCGTCCTCTCCTGGGCTGGCCGCGGTCACCGCCACCACCGGCACGTGCCGCAGGTCGGCATCCTGGCGCAGGCGCTCCAAGGCCTCGAAGCCATTGAGTTCGGGCATCACCAGGTCCATCAGCACCAGGTCGGGCCGCTGGCGGCGGGCCCGGCGGAGGGCGTCGGCACCGCTGTAGGCCGGTACGACCTCGATGCCCGGCCGGCCCGACGCTTGCAGGGTGCGGGTGACCAGCTGTACGAAGCTCCGGTCGTCGTCGGCCACCAAGACCGAGGCCGGGCGGTCTCGCTCCAGGAAGCGGTCCAGTACCTCCAGCAGAGACTCGGCAGACACGGGCTTTCCCAGCATGCCGTCGAAACGATCGTGGCCCGATAGCCATCGGATGCTGGGAAGGACGCAGTGGATAAGCGGCACCCCAGCAAGCGCCGTTTCGGCGGGCAGCGGATCGATGCTGTCAGGGGCCACGTTGACGATGGCGGCGATGGGTCGTACGTCGACGACCTGCCGGGCGGCCTCGTTGCAGGAGTCTACCCGTACGAACTCATAGCCACCCAACTGACGCTCCAAGTAGGCGGCGGCCACGCCGTCATCGTCCACCACTAGCACTCGGGGACGGGAGGACGGGCGAGGGAGGGCGCCGGAGCTTCGTACGACTGAGCGGGCGGTGGTCTTGTCCATCAGGGGGAGGGCGAAGTAGAAGGTGCTACCCTTGCCTTCCTCGCTGCGCACCCACATCCGGCCCCCGTGCAGGTGGACGAAGCGCCTAGCGATGGCCAGACCCAGTCCCTTGCCGGGATCTTCACCCTCCTTGGGGCGCCCGACCTGCAGGAACTCATCGAATATGCCTTCTAGCTGGTCGGGCGCGATGCCCCGCCCGGTGTCGGCGACAGAGATGACTACCTCGTTGCCCTCGACTACCGCGGACACGGTGACAGAGCCGGCGTCGGTGAACCGGATGGCGTTGGTGATCAGATTGAAGAGGACCTGCCGAACGCGTACCGGATCAACATTCAGGTCGGGCAGCGGCTGGGCC
Coding sequences within it:
- a CDS encoding response regulator, which encodes MAQGPVIGREEVREALDLLYDNPRLAKCALVELFPDIAELENLNDRALRLRAVLLEAVETLRPVRAAPFGSREGRACDVLTLRYVERMSIADMMQELSVGRRQVFRDLSQAEERLAEVLTTWAAAGEPLDEPAPEADTLSGELATLAAQPMEVGLGDVLQEAVEMVDALARRRGTGLRYTGAAGEVVVADRALLKQLLVQLLSLAVQSSSAVDVGLATGDVGSAAVVKIRFSPGGEEQAAGIAEAQRIAAHQGIAVQFSPRVQADGGTAAGEIAVRLRRREPLTLLVIEDNPGAVELYRRYLSGSSWQVRHLADPRLAFEVVRRDRPHVVVLDIMMPRADGWSVLQALRQRPETREVPVLLCSVVEDRELSAVLGATVCLKKPVSQGDFVAALHRCLTGARRGHSPAPRR
- a CDS encoding response regulator translates to MGVDAERYERTLSALQRTAGLALVLLWLVLVRHNTDWLLFALSVGLTSLLGASLALSSRLARLSGLLLLAVPTAAAVWGALGGQPSWSFLLVLPVVAAGLLYGPWAAPASAIVLLPLLLAVPPLAQAAVPLVVCLLAVAGVTYAGVGEYVGLLRLHWERSRLAHDLVAQARERQGELNQAVKALDLAYRLLEESHYQTAVARREAEEWRDLKTRFATNLSHELRTPLNVILGFAQLIYRNPQLYGFDGWPEALMRDLVQVQRNAAYLSDLVNDIVDMARVDALAMPIRREQVNPVSLISEVLDTLSSVAQQKGILLRQDLAQPLPDLNVDPVRVRQVLFNLITNAIRFTDAGSVTVSAVVEGNEVVISVADTGRGIAPDQLEGIFDEFLQVGRPKEGEDPGKGLGLAIARRFVHLHGGRMWVRSEEGKGSTFYFALPLMDKTTARSVVRSSGALPRPSSRPRVLVVDDDGVAAAYLERQLGGYEFVRVDSCNEAARQVVDVRPIAAIVNVAPDSIDPLPAETALAGVPLIHCVLPSIRWLSGHDRFDGMLGKPVSAESLLEVLDRFLERDRPASVLVADDDRSFVQLVTRTLQASGRPGIEVVPAYSGADALRRARRQRPDLVLMDLVMPELNGFEALERLRQDADLRHVPVVAVTAASPGEDDLAARGTTFSLRTRRPNGQRLVLQLIAGVLENARGELPSDTDAVLQRSLPEIPAS